A segment of the Flavobacterium azooxidireducens genome:
CGGAGCAAAATTATTATACGCTTTAAGCGAAGCAACAGTTCCAAGAGTAACCGTGATTACTCGTAAAGCATACGGTGGTGCGTATGATGTAATGAATTCCAAACACATCGGAGCCGATATGAATTTTGCTTGGCCAACCGCCGAAATTGCCGTAATGGGAGCAAAAGGAGCCAGTGAAATTATCTTTAAAAAAGAAATTGCCGAAGCTAAAGATCCGGCGGCAAAATTGATTGAAAAAGAATCAGAATATGCTGAAAAATTTGCTACTCCTTATCGTGCAGCTCAACGCGGTTTTATTGATGAAGTAATTTTGCCGAACGAAACACGTAAAAAATTACTCAAAGCCTTTAGCATGCTCGAACACAAAGAAGTAGAATTGCCAAAACGTAAACATGGTAATATTCCCTTGTAGAAAATTGAAATAAAATTTTTAAAAAGTCAGGAAGATTTATTTTCTTCCTGACTTTTTTTAGTTTTTTTGGAGATAAGCATAAATTTCATCTTTTAAAAAAACACGATCTTTTCTTTTGTGGGTTAATTCATCATCGTTAAGTGGAATTTCACCTTTTTCAATTTCAAAAATTTCATTATCTAGAGAATGATAAGAAGCTAATAAAACCTGAAACTCTACATTGTGATGATATAAATCTTTAATTTTTTCTGAATATTCAGGAAATTCTTGAAGTATAGGATGTTTGCTAATCATGAGTAAAGATTGTTTAGTTAATAAATCATACCTCTAAATTACTCACTAAAAAGCAACTATTTAATGACATTTGTCAGTTCATAAAAAAAGAGGAATTAATTTTCCTCTTCTTTTTTCTTCTTCTTTTTTGATTTTTTGTTTCCTTTAGCATCTTCAGAAAGTTTAGTAAATTTTTCTATTTGATCTGGCCTTAAAATGCTTTTAGTTTTTTCATCAAACGTTTTTCTTAGTTCTTCAAATTTTGTTTTTTTATCTTCAGGATTAATCAGAATAGCATTCGCTTTCTCGCTTTCTGCAATGTTTTCTAAAAGATAACTTTTAACGGCAGCTTCTTGAAAACTATCTAGCGAAAGTTCTTCTTTTAAGTATTTCATCGTTTCTATTACCGGATCTTTTTTTTCTCTTTGTGGATCTCCTTTGCTATATCTCGACATATCATTTAGGCCTCCACTGCGGTTCATTCCTCTATTCATTTGAGCAGTAGAAGGCAAAATAAATCCGATTAGGAATAGTATTAAAATAATTTTTTTCATAATTCTAAGTATTTAAAGGTTCACCGTACAAATCAAATTCGGTAGCGTCAATAATTTTTATCATACTAAAATCGCCCACTTTTAAGTAAAATTTTGAAGCATCAATTAATACTTCATTATCCACATCAGGGCTGTCAAATTCTGTTCTTCCCACAAAATAAGGTCCTTCTTTTCTGTCGATGATACATTTGAAAGTATGACCAATTTTCTCCTGATTCAAATCCCATGAAATTTGAGATTGAATATCCATGATTTCAGCAGCACGTTGTTGTTTCACTTCGGCAGGAACATCGTCTTCCAATAAATAGGCGTGTGTGTTTTCTTCATGCGAATAGGCAAAACAGCCTAAACGTTCAAAACGCATTTCTTCCACCCAATTTTTCAAAATTTGAAAATCTTCTTCCTTTTCACCAGGATATCCAACAATCAAAGTGGTTCTGATAGCTATTCCGGGAACAGCTTCTCTGAATTCTTTTAAAAGTTTGGTTGTTTTTTCTTGAGTAGTTCCACGTCGCATCGATTTCAGAATGTTATCAGAAATATGTTGTAGCGGAATATCAATATAATTACAAATTTTTGGTTCGTTTTTCATTAATTCCAATACATCCATCGGAAATCCGGTAGGGAAGGCGTAGTGAAGACGAATCCATTCAATTCCTTCAATTTTAACTAAATTTTCTAAAAGTTCGGCTAAGTTTCGTTTTTTATATAAATCTAAACCGTAATAGGTTAAATCTTGAGCAATTAAGATTAATTCCTTTACACCGTTTTTTGCTAGACCTTCTGCTTCTTTAACCAATTTTTTAATAGGTTGAGAAACGTGTTTTCCACGCATTAATGGAATGGCACAAAAACTACACGGACGGTCGCACCCTTCGGCAATTTTTAAATACGCAAAGTTTTTTGGCGTTGTGGTTAATCGTTCTCCTAACAATTCATGTTTGTAATCGGCTCCTAATGCTTTTAGTAAAATTGGTAAATCGGTTGTGCCGAAATACTGATCTACGTTCGGAATTTCTTTTTCCAAATCCGGTTTGTATCGTTCTGATAAGCATCCGGTTACAAAAACTTTATCTACAACTCCCTGTTTTTTCTTTTCAACATATTCCAAAATCGTGTTTACCGACTCAGCTTTTGCATTATCAATAAAACCACAGGTGTTAATTACCACAATATTTCCTTCTTGCTCATGAACAACATCTTTTCCGCTGGCTTTTAGTTGCCCCATTAGCACTTCGCTGTCATACACGTTTTTAGAACATCCTAAGGTGATAACGTTGATTTTATTTTTCTTTAACGATTTGGTTCTCATTGTTTTATTCTCTTTTTTAATCTTAAAAGGGATGCAAAATTACGGTTTTATTTGTGATTAATCGAATTAAATAAAAAAACCATTCACATTACGTAAATGGTTTTTGTAATTATTCTTTATCAATTAGAATTTTATTGTATAACTCAACGTTACATTATTATTGATGGCTGTTAATCTTGAAGCATCACTCAAACCCGAACTAATTAAATCAAAATTCATTTTTCTTCTACTATAGGCATAGGCTACATCTAATCTTGAAATGCCAAAATCGAAACCAATTCCGCCAGAATAACCGGTTAGGTCTCCCATGGCAATATCAACTTTGTATGGACTTTCTTCAAAACGATAACCACCTCTAAAACTCCATTTTTTGTGCTTAATTTCTCCACCCACTCTAATTTCGGCTGCTGTATCTAAATTATCAGTCATAAAGTTGTTTAGAGATTCTAAATGATCATCACTTCTTGGTCTAAAAGTTGTGTTGCTGTAATCTTTCATCGCATAATCTACACTAATCAACGCTTTTTCACCAAAAACATAAGCAAAACTTCCTGTTAATTTACTTGGTGTTTGAATTTTATACGATTCAAAAACCATAATTACATTTGGATTAAAAATAACGGGATTAAAATCGGGATCACAGTCCGCACAATAAGCGATCGTTCTTTGTCTAACTTCGTCATTCAAATTATACCAAGTAGGTGATTCGTAGGACAAACCTAATCGTAAACTTTCAGTTATTTTTCCAATTGCACCAACACTAAAAGAAAATCCACCACCGTATGTATAAGTTTCAGTATCAAATTGAACAGAACGAAGTCCTGAAGATGAATTGTTGTTATAGCCTTCGTAAATGGAAATCGTGTTAGTTAAATCTGTAAAGTGAGCATTCAAATTAAGTCCGATAAAAAGTCTATCTTTAAATGATGTTGCAATGTTTCCGGTAAGTTTTCCATTATAACCAGTTGCAACAGTGTAATTTTCCTGAGAATAATTGCCGTTAGTTGGAACATTTGAAACATACAAAGTATTATTAAAAACATCTTCAACAGGATTAAAGATATAGGCATTATATCCTAAAAATGCTTGTTGATCAATGAAACTTAATTGATCAAAAAAGGCATTTTCAAGAACTTCTAAAAATATACCACCTTCACTAGGCAATCCATTAGCAAATCGTAAAAAATACCCATCGATGGAGTTGTTTGGATTTACACCACGAGTGTAAAACTGATTATCAAAATTAGAATTATTTTCGTAGTTCAATGCAAAACTAATCTTATTCCATCCGCTTGACGAATTATTATTTTTAAAAACAAAAACAGCACCGGCTTGATTGATATCTAAATCATGATCGTTTTCAATGGTATTTGTTCCAAAATAGGTAGAACTGTTTCTAATGTTGAAATTACTAAGTGAAATGGTTGCTTGATTAAAATTAAATAAAGCTGAACCGGCTGGATTTACATTGATGGCTGATAAATCCCCACCAACGGCACCAAAAGCTCCACTCATTGCTCTAAAGCGAGCAGACCCTGTTAAGTTATCAATTGCATATCGCAAGCCTTCATTAGGTGTTATTTCTTGTGAAAATGAAACAAAGCTTGCAAATAGTAAACTTGAAGTAATAAAAATCTTTTTCATGTTTTTTTATTTTTTCATAAAAATACCCATGTAAAATGATAAGATTTAACATAGGTATTTTTGATTATTTTTTTTCGATTAACCTCTGCCTCGTCCGCCTCCGCCACCGGATGAACGACCTCCGCCACCTCCACCTGATGAACGACCACCTCCAAATGAACCACCTGAATTCGATCTTGAACCTGAGTAGGTTGGTGTAGATGAGCTTCTAGTTGGTGCTTGGTTTCTAACACTTGGTGAAGGGGTAGAATTATTATTTGAGCGTGTTGAACTATTTCTTACACTACTATTATTTTGGTTTCTCGTGCCAACATTATTTGAGTTGTATTGATTTGCTCTTGTAGAGTTTCTTGTAGAAAATTGATTAGAACGTGTGGATGAATTTCTTGTTCCAATATTATTTCTTGTTGAATTTCTTCCATTTGTTGTATAGGAGTTTCTACTGTTATATCTTCCACTGTAGTCATTTCCGTAATATCCACCTGTTCTTCTACCACGAGTGTGGGCATAATTGTTTCCATAATAGCCGTTGTTCCAGCCATGACCGTACCAGCCATGTCCCCATCCAGGGCCGTACCAATTGTTCCATCCCCAGCCCCAACCTGGTCCATACCAATTGTTCCAACCCCAACCAACATTCCAACCCCAGCCTCCGCCGTACCAATTGTTCCAGCCCCAGCCCATTCCTGGCCCATACCAATTGTTCCAATAATTCCAACCCCAATTATTGTCATAAACATTAACAGTTACAGAGGAAGGATTTGAACCCCAAGCGGCATAAGAATCATAATTTCTTTCAGAAGTTACAGTTGAATCATCTACTGAAGAATAATTTTCAACATCGGTAAAAACTTCTTCTTCGGCATTTAATTGTTTTGATTTAAAATAATTTTGATACGCTTGATTGGTATTATTTTGTTCTGCATTGTTGGATGCAACTTGTCTGTTTCCATTAGAACCCCTGTAAACGCCATCATTGTCATAATACGAGGAATTTTGATAGGAACCACAAGAAACCAACAACATTCCCGAAAAGAATAAAACTAAGCGGGTAATATTATTTGAGCTGAGGTAAAAATTAGTTTTCATAATCGTAGCATTTTTATTGTTGTTATTACAAAAATAGTTAGTTTTGCCGAACTATTTAGTTAAATTTAGTTAAACAATTTTTATGCCAAATTATTCAAAATGAGCAAAAACCTTACTAAAAGATCCGAAGATTATTCAAAGTGGTACAATGAACTTGTTGTCAAAGCCGATTTAGCCGAAAATTCAGGTGTTAGAGGCTGCATGGTTATTAAGCCCTATGGGTATGCTATTTGGGAAAAAATGCAAGCAGAATTAGATAGAATGTTCAAAGAAACTGGACATTCAAATGCCTATTTTCCTCTTTTTGTACCCAAAAGTATGTTTGAAGCAGAGGAAAAAAATGCCGAAGGATTTGCCAAAGAATGTGCCATAGTGACGCATTATCGTTTAAAAAATGATCCTGATAATAAAGGAAAATTAATGGTTGATCCAAATGCAAAATTGGAGGAAGAATTAATTGTTCGTCCAACCAGTGAAGCGATTATTTGGAGTACTTATAAAAATTGGATTCAATCCTACAGAGATTTACCATTGTTGATTAATCAGTGGGCAAATGTGGTGAGATGGGAAATGAGAACCCGTTTATTTTTGCGTACAGCAGAATTTTTATGGCAAGAAGGTCATACAGCTCATGCAACACAAGCAGAAGCCATTGAAGAATCTGTAAAAATGATGAATGTGTATGCTGAATTTGCCGAAAATTTCATGGCAATTCCGGTTGTAAAAGGTGTGAAAACTGAATCAGAACGATTTGCCGGTGCTGTTGAAACCTATTGTATTGAAGCGTTGATGCAAGACGGGAAAGCTCTTCAAGCAGGAACTTCACACTTTTTGGGTCAAAATTTTGCCAAAGCATTTGATGTAAAATTTGCTACTTCAGAAGGAAAACAAGAACATGTGTGGGGAACTTCGTGGGGTGTGTCAACTCGATTAATGGGTGCGTTAGTTATGACACATTCTGATGATAATGGTTTGGTTTTACCTCCAAATTTGGCTCCAATTCAAGTAGTAATTGTTCCAATTTATAAATCAGACGAACAACTTGAAGCAATTACAGCTGAAGTTGATAAATTAGTTTCGGCTTTACGCAAATTAAAAATTTCTGTCAAATTTGATAACAGAACGACGCATAAACCGGGATTTAAATTCAATGAATATGAATTAAAAGGTGTGCCTGTTCGAATTGCAATTGGTCCAAATGATTTGGAAAATGGTACTTTTGAAGTGGCTAGAAGAGATACGTTAACCAAAGAAGTTGTTGCAAAAGATGGTATTGAAACATACATCCTGAATTTATTAGAAACAATTCAGAATAGCATGTTTACCAAAGCATTAGAGTATAGAAATAGTCACATTACTGAGGTAAATAGTTTTGAAGAATTCAAAGAATTATTAGATTCTAAAGCTGGTTTTTTTGCGGCTCATTGGGATGGAACTCCGGAAACCGAAGAAAAAATTAAAGAGCTAACCAAAGCAACAATTCGTTGTATTCCTTTGGATAGAGTAGAAGAGGCCGGAGTCTGCATGTTTAGTGGGAAACCATCAGTTGGAAGAGTGCTTTTTGCAAAGGCTTATTAAAAAAAATTAAAAAAATAATTTATAACTATTGCGAGTATAAAAAATAGTTGTATTTTTGCACTCGCAATTAGCAATTGGCCCGTTCGTCTATCGGTTAGGACGCCAGGTTTTCATCCTGGTAAGGGGGGTTCGATTCCCCCACGGGCTACAAGTTCAAAGTATAGATTGAAAAGCTTAAACTAGAGGAATCAATGGTCCGTTCGTCTAGGGGTTAGGACGCCAGGTTTTCATCCTGGTAACAGGGGTTCGATTCCCCTACGGACTACAAATTAGTTGTAAATTAGTTTTATAAAATAAAAGTTGGTGTCTCGATTTTTATTTTGTTAGTTAAAACCAAAGTGTTTGCCTAGGCGAATGTGGGAGGTTTTTCTTTTTTAACTAGTATTTATAAATTATTACATCTAAAATTAAAAGAAAATGGCAAATCATAAGTCAGCTTTAAAAAGAATCAGAAGCAACGAAAAGAAAAGAGTATTAAACAGATATCAACATAAAACTACTCGTAATGCAATCAAAGCATTAAGATTAGCAACTGAAAAATCTGATGCAGCCGGAAAATTATCTGCTGTAATCTCTATGATTGATAAATTAGCTAAGAAAAATATCATTCATGATAATAAAGCTTCAAACTTAAAATCAAAATTAACTAAGCACGTTGCTAAGTTATAATTAGTTACAAGTTATATAATACTAAAAAAGCTTTCCATTTGGAAAGCTTTTTTTGTTTTAAGAATATATTGGTTTTAAATTTTCAAGCATTTCTACCGTTATTGGTTTTGATAAAAAGTGAGAAACAACATCATATTGTTTCGCTTTGTTGTAGTCTGCCGGGTCAATTGTTGACGATAGGATAATTACTTTTGTTTGCGAAAATTCATTTGAATTGGAATTTTTAAATAGATCAAGAAATTCCCAACCATTCATCACAGGCATATTCAAATCCAAAAAAATCAGTTGAGGTAATTGAATATCGTTATCATTTTGTTTTTGACCAACTAATGATTGAAATAATTCAAAAGCTTCTTGACCATTGTTAGCAAACATAACATTTTCGCTAAATTCAGCTTTTTTAATCACTTTTTGGCAGAGCATTAAAGTAATTGGGTCATCATCTACGCACAGTATATTTTTCAACATTATTCTTTTTTAAATGTTAGTGTAAATTGGGTTCCTTTTCCAACCTGACTTTCAACTTCAATAGAGCCTCCCATAGCTTCAATTTGAGACTTCACAAGATACAATCCTAATCCTTTGCTATCCGGATAATTGTGGAATCGTTGATAGAGGCCAAATATTTTATCTCCATTTTTATCTAAGTCAATTCCGATTCCGTTGTCTTTGATAATCAAATTTACGAAATTTTCTTTCTCCACAGCTTTAATTAAAATCTTTGGTGGTTTATCTTTTGAACGATATTTTAAAGCATTGGACATTAAATTTAATATGATGCTTTCCATATAGGCTTTGTTGATATGAATTGAAAGTGTATCATCAATATCAAATTTTATAGTTGGCTTGAAGAGTGTAATTTGATTATTGAGTTGAAAGAATACGTTTTCAAAGATTTCTTTGATTGAAATATCTTCTTTTAGTATGGAAGGGTTATCTTTGATAATAACCACTTTTACCAAATCTTCAATTGTTTCATTCAAAAGATGAGTAGAGCGTTTAAATCCGTTTAAAATTTCCTGCAATTCTTCGTTTTCTATGGGAACATCTTCTAATAAATGCAAAAGACCGGTTAGGTTTGAAAGTGGTGCTCTAAAGTTGTGTGAAGTGATATAAGAAA
Coding sequences within it:
- a CDS encoding OmpP1/FadL family transporter; protein product: MKKIFITSSLLFASFVSFSQEITPNEGLRYAIDNLTGSARFRAMSGAFGAVGGDLSAINVNPAGSALFNFNQATISLSNFNIRNSSTYFGTNTIENDHDLDINQAGAVFVFKNNNSSSGWNKISFALNYENNSNFDNQFYTRGVNPNNSIDGYFLRFANGLPSEGGIFLEVLENAFFDQLSFIDQQAFLGYNAYIFNPVEDVFNNTLYVSNVPTNGNYSQENYTVATGYNGKLTGNIATSFKDRLFIGLNLNAHFTDLTNTISIYEGYNNNSSSGLRSVQFDTETYTYGGGFSFSVGAIGKITESLRLGLSYESPTWYNLNDEVRQRTIAYCADCDPDFNPVIFNPNVIMVFESYKIQTPSKLTGSFAYVFGEKALISVDYAMKDYSNTTFRPRSDDHLESLNNFMTDNLDTAAEIRVGGEIKHKKWSFRGGYRFEESPYKVDIAMGDLTGYSGGIGFDFGISRLDVAYAYSRRKMNFDLISSGLSDASRLTAINNNVTLSYTIKF
- the rpsT gene encoding 30S ribosomal protein S20; translation: MANHKSALKRIRSNEKKRVLNRYQHKTTRNAIKALRLATEKSDAAGKLSAVISMIDKLAKKNIIHDNKASNLKSKLTKHVAKL
- a CDS encoding YdcH family protein, giving the protein MISKHPILQEFPEYSEKIKDLYHHNVEFQVLLASYHSLDNEIFEIEKGEIPLNDDELTHKRKDRVFLKDEIYAYLQKN
- a CDS encoding response regulator, which translates into the protein MLKNILCVDDDPITLMLCQKVIKKAEFSENVMFANNGQEAFELFQSLVGQKQNDNDIQLPQLIFLDLNMPVMNGWEFLDLFKNSNSNEFSQTKVIILSSTIDPADYNKAKQYDVVSHFLSKPITVEMLENLKPIYS
- the proS gene encoding proline--tRNA ligase produces the protein MSKNLTKRSEDYSKWYNELVVKADLAENSGVRGCMVIKPYGYAIWEKMQAELDRMFKETGHSNAYFPLFVPKSMFEAEEKNAEGFAKECAIVTHYRLKNDPDNKGKLMVDPNAKLEEELIVRPTSEAIIWSTYKNWIQSYRDLPLLINQWANVVRWEMRTRLFLRTAEFLWQEGHTAHATQAEAIEESVKMMNVYAEFAENFMAIPVVKGVKTESERFAGAVETYCIEALMQDGKALQAGTSHFLGQNFAKAFDVKFATSEGKQEHVWGTSWGVSTRLMGALVMTHSDDNGLVLPPNLAPIQVVIVPIYKSDEQLEAITAEVDKLVSALRKLKISVKFDNRTTHKPGFKFNEYELKGVPVRIAIGPNDLENGTFEVARRDTLTKEVVAKDGIETYILNLLETIQNSMFTKALEYRNSHITEVNSFEEFKELLDSKAGFFAAHWDGTPETEEKIKELTKATIRCIPLDRVEEAGVCMFSGKPSVGRVLFAKAY
- the rimO gene encoding 30S ribosomal protein S12 methylthiotransferase RimO, which gives rise to MRTKSLKKNKINVITLGCSKNVYDSEVLMGQLKASGKDVVHEQEGNIVVINTCGFIDNAKAESVNTILEYVEKKKQGVVDKVFVTGCLSERYKPDLEKEIPNVDQYFGTTDLPILLKALGADYKHELLGERLTTTPKNFAYLKIAEGCDRPCSFCAIPLMRGKHVSQPIKKLVKEAEGLAKNGVKELILIAQDLTYYGLDLYKKRNLAELLENLVKIEGIEWIRLHYAFPTGFPMDVLELMKNEPKICNYIDIPLQHISDNILKSMRRGTTQEKTTKLLKEFREAVPGIAIRTTLIVGYPGEKEEDFQILKNWVEEMRFERLGCFAYSHEENTHAYLLEDDVPAEVKQQRAAEIMDIQSQISWDLNQEKIGHTFKCIIDRKEGPYFVGRTEFDSPDVDNEVLIDASKFYLKVGDFSMIKIIDATEFDLYGEPLNT